The window GTCGAGCAGAGCTGGTACGTCGTCGACGCCGCCGACGTGCCCCTGGGACGGTTGGCCAGCCGTTTGGCCCGCGTTCTTCAGGGCAAACACAAGCCCACCTGGGCACCCCACCTGGACTGCGGCGATTTCATCATCGTCACCAACGCCGCCAGGGTCAAGCTCACCGGCAATAAGCTGACCGACAAGAAGCACTACAGCTACTCGGGTTATCCGGGTGGATTAAAAGAGCAGACCTACGACGAGGTGCTGAAGAAGTATCCGGAACGCGCCGTCCGCTGGGCGGTTCGGGGCATGCTCCCGAAAAACCGTTTGG of the Candidatus Coatesbacteria bacterium genome contains:
- the rplM gene encoding 50S ribosomal protein L13 gives rise to the protein MGTYQMKPSEVEQSWYVVDAADVPLGRLASRLARVLQGKHKPTWAPHLDCGDFIIVTNAARVKLTGNKLTDKKHYSYSGYPGGLKEQTYDEVLKKYPERAVRWAVRGMLPKNRLARRMARRLKVFAGPEHNHSAQQPVELALD